The Mycosarcoma maydis chromosome 13, whole genome shotgun sequence region CATGGACACCATTTGTTtgaaactcgtgactcttgcAGGGATGACTAcgacgccgccgccgccgccgagctcaagcgaAAGCGAACTTTCCGCAAGTTCACCTACCGAggtgttgagcttgacgcgctgctcgacatgtcGAACGGGGACTTcatgcagctcgtccacGCTCGTGCCCGCAGAAGGTTCCAGCGCGGTCTGAAGCGCAAGCCTATGGGTCTTATCAAGCGCCTGCGCAAGGCCAAGGCCGAGGCTCCCCCCAACGAGAAGCCCGCCACGGTCAAGACGCACCTGCGTGACATGATTGTCGTTCCCGAAATGATCGGCAGCATGATTG contains the following coding sequences:
- a CDS encoding 40S ribosomal protein uS19; amino-acid sequence: MDDYDAAAAAELKRKRTFRKFTYRGVELDALLDMSNGDFMQLVHARARRRFQRGLKRKPMGLIKRLRKAKAEAPPNEKPATVKTHLRDMIVVPEMIGSMIGIYTGRFFVNTEIKPEMVGHYLGEFAMTYIPTRHGAKGKGATVDRFLPIR